A single Opisthocomus hoazin isolate bOpiHoa1 chromosome 1, bOpiHoa1.hap1, whole genome shotgun sequence DNA region contains:
- the HTR1F gene encoding 5-hydroxytryptamine receptor 1F: MDLINSTEQNGTSEELFKWVTSKILISITLSVLALMTTAINSLVMTAIIVTRKLHHPANYLICSLAVTDFLVAVLVMPFSIVYIVKETWIMGQVVCDIWLSVDITCCTCSILHLSAIALDRYRAITDAVEYARKRTPKHAGIMIAVVWIISIFISMPPLFWRHQTTSRDDECIIKHDHIVFTIYSTFGAFYIPLALILILYYKIYKAAKTFHRRSVSRIVREEVNGQVLLDAGERSTKSASMPSTAEKTSDPLVDCDKINITLRSPKSESKHEKSWKKQRISSTRERKAATTLGLILGAFVICWLPFFVKEVVVNTCERCHISEDMSNFLAWLGYINSLINPLIYTIFNEDFKKAFQKLVRCRQYL; encoded by the coding sequence ATGGATTTAATAAACTCAACTGAACAAAACGGTACATCAGAAGAACTATTCAAATGGGTGACATCCAAGATCCTCATTTCCATTACTCTGTCTGTTCTTGCACTAATGACAACGGCCATCAATTCTCTCGTGATGACTGCAATCATTGTGACAAGAAAGCTCCACCACCCCGCCAACTATCTAATCTGCTCTCTTGCAGTGACTGATTTCCTTGTGGCAGTCCTAGTGATGCCCTTCAGCATTGTCTACATTGTAAAGGAGACCTGGATCATGGGGCAAGTGGTGTGCGACATTTGGCTGAGCGTGGACATTACATGCTGCACATGTTCCATCTTGCATCTCTCTGCCATTGCTTTGGACCGGTACAGAGCAATCACGGATGCTGTGGAATATGCACGGAAAAGGACACCTAAGCACGCTGGCATCATGATTGCAGTGGTATGGATCATATCCATTTTTATCTCCATGCCACCTTTGTTCTGGCGGCACCAGACGACCAGCAGGGATGACGAATGCATCATCAAACACGACCACATCGTTTTCACCATTTACTCTACATTTGGCGCCTTCTATATCCCACTGGCCTTGATTCTGATACTTTATTACAAGATATACAAGGCAGCAAAGACATTTCACAGAAGAAGCGTCAGCCGGATCGTACGGGAGGAGGTAAATGGACAAGTCCTTCTGGACGCAGGTGAAAGAAGCACCAAATCGGCCTCAATGcccagcacagcagagaagaCATCAGATCCTCTGGTGGACTGCGATAAAATCAATATCACCTTACGAAGCCCCAAGTCTGAATCTAAGCATGAGAAGTCCTGGAAAAAACAGAGAATCTCTAGCACAAGAGAGCGAAAGGCAGCAACCACGCTGGGTCTGATCCTGGGGGCATTTGTGATCTGCTGGCTCCCTTTTTTTGTAAAAGAAGTAGTTGTTAATACATGTGAAAGATGTCACATCTCAGAAGACATGTCTAATTTCCTAGCATGGTTGGGATATATAAATTCCCTTATTAACCCTCTAATCTACACAATCTTTAATGAAGATTTCAAGAAAGCCTTCCAGAAGCTTGTGCGGTGTAGGCAGTATCTTTAA